Below is a genomic region from bacterium.
CCGATCTCGACGGCTGCCCCGACAACGAGATACGCTTCTAATTGATTGCCTTCCGTACGGACAAGTTCTCGATTCTTTCGGGGCCGGTGACGTTATCGACGGCGCAGCAGCCTAAGAAACCAGACGTTGAACTTAATCGAACAAAGCACTCCGGGAATTAACAACGCCCCCCAGGCAAAATCCGCCAGAGATACGGGGCGCCGCAGAGCCAACCAATCGCCGGATAGAGACCATTCCGGATGCCTTGTATGGGCGATAATTAAGAACCCGAGCGCGAGGACGAACACCGAAACCAAGGAAATAAAGAATGTTGATCGTCCGCGATTCTCGAGCATCGCTTCAAGCAAGGCAGTGAAGCACAGTGCGACAGTCGTTACCGCACCCGTCACGAGTTGCGGCCAGTGCGCATACAGCCAACCAGACATTTGCGAGACTCCTTTTTGAATTTAGGCCTTGCGAACAAGGCTTTGGTTAGAGAGGCTGGGGTGGCAGGCTTTTGTTTGGCGAAAGCCAGAAACCTTAACCGCCGAAGCGGTCGTAGGGATAAACCCTAGCGTGTGTATGCCCCGTTCTTCATCAGTGACACGCAGCCTGATGAGTACTTACCGCTACTATACCTCAGGAGATCGTCGAGTCAATCTCTCAATCGCGCAGCATTCCCTTTTACAAAACTGGCCCTCCAAGCGGCTACATCCGCTCCGGCGCCTTGATGCCAAGAAGCCAGAGTCCCCGTTCCATGGTTTTCTCAAATACCCGCGCGACCTCGAGCTTGTACGCTTCGTGCTCGCCGCCGATGATTTGCTCCTTCGCGTAGAATGCGTTCCATGCAGATGCAAGCTCGGTGAGGTACGTTACAACCTGATTCGGAGCAAGCGCGGAGGCAGCACGGGTGACGATAGACGGGAAGCGCATGAGCAGCCGCTCGATGACGTACGGCTCCGCCGGGGCATCGCCCGTTGCAGCTGTGCCCACCTTCGCGATGATGGATTTCGCGCGCACCAGCGCGTATTGGAGATACGGCCCCGAATCCCCCTCAAGCGACAGCGACTTCTCTTTGTCGAAAATGATGTCGGAGCCCGGCACCTGACGCAATATCATGTATTTGATTGCGCCTACAGCAACCTCGTTCGCGACAAACGGATCCTCATTCTTCTCAAATACTTTCTCGGTAACGTCCCGCAGAAAGGCATCCGCGGTTATGACATTACCCTCGCGCGATGACATCTTTCCCGCCGTAAGGCGGAGGAATCCTGTCGCTACATGCACCATCTTGCGCGCAAGCTCCGGAGCTATTTCGGAAAGCGCCGCGAGCACGGTCTTGAAGCGTCCGGTCTGCTCATTGCCCGTAAGGATGATGACCTTGTCGGAAGGCCACCGCTCTTCCTTGAGGAAAGCGAAGCCGATATCCTTCGCTTCATACGTTGGAGTATCATGCGAGGTGATGAAAACCATCGTGTGAACTCCCTTATTCTCCCCGTTGTAGATTATGGCTCCATCACTCTCTTCGAAGATTCCTTTCTTGAGACCTTCATGTACGATCTTAATGCCAAGCTGCGTTGTATCGCTATCAAAAAACTCAAAATCGAAGCGTGTCCCCAGAAGCTGCCAGATGCGGCGGAATTCTTTCATCGAAACTTCCCTCCCCTTGCGCCAGAGCTCCATGAGTTCGCGGTCGGTACCCGCATAGATTGCTTGATTGAGGGCGTCTATCTCCGCTTGCGCCCGTGGCTCGTCCTCATAAGCGCGCGACCCTTCGATATATGCCTCGCCTATCTCTTTTGCCGTCGTCGGCTCGGTAATACCCCGCTTACGCAGTCCCCAGAGCGCCTTCGCGACATTCGGGCCGACATCGCCGCCGAAGGTATCGCGCGCCACCGTCGCGCCCGCGTTCTCGATAAGGCGCGAGAGCGACTCGCCGACCACCGTGCCGACGAGATGCCCTAAGTGCATCTCTTTAAAAGGATTCGGTACAGAATATTCGATGATGACGCGCTTCCCTATTTCTTCGACTCCCTTCCCCCATCTATCCCCGGCTGCGAGCGCTCTATACACCGCTTCGGTGACCGCGCCACGAGAGAGTGTGACGTTCACGAATCCCGGTCCCGCGACTTCGACGCGGGAAGCATCGGAACCCAGTGCCGCGCGAAGCGCCTCCGCGATCTCTTCCGCGATTTCCTTCGGATTCTTCCCGAACTTCTTGGCCGCCGCCATCGCGGCGTTCACGGCGAAATCGCCGTGCGAAAGATCCGCGGGCCACTCGACCGCGAATGCGGTCTCCACCGTTCCGAGTTCCGCAAGCTTGTCCGCCACCGCCTTCCGTATCCGTTCTTCCATTGAGCCGAGTCTAGCAGAAAACCCCGCCGACGCGAGCGCGCAGGCGGGGTTTCCATAAGCACGCGCGGAATTATCTGTCCTTATCGGCTTTCGCGTGCATGAAGAAGTTCATGACCGGCCACTTGTCGAGGCGATACCACGGCCAGCGCGGCCCGTCCTTCGCTTCGCCGATCGACCAATCGCGCACGGTGTCGGCGTTCACTTCAAACGCACCGTCGAGCATGCCGCTGAAGCTGACATAGTCACCATCCGAGATCGCGCCAAGCGAAGAGCCGGAGCTGTCCGCTTCCACAAAATCAGTGTCGGCGTCGGTATCGATCCGCCAGGTGAGTGAGGTGCCGTTCACGGCCGTAACGGCAGTGATAACATCGTCCGAGATATCGGTGACTTTCGCCCCGCGGACAAGCGTCGAGCCGTTGCCGGAAATCGAGATTGAGACGGTGGTCTTATCGATGGCCGGTATCTTGAGGTTATTGTCGGAGTTATCGTCGTGCGCAAGCGCGAAGGCCGGAAGAACGGCGAAGGCGAGTCCGGCAGCAATCGTCCCTGTCGTTCGTAAAAACGCGAGTTCGGTACGTCTCATGGAGGTTAAGTTTAGGGTGGGTAAGGCTATGGAGATCATAGCCGAACGCCCCGCCTGCGTTACGCAATTCGCGGGGCGCGGCTGCGTAACAGCATACTCAGAGGAGATGAAGGGCGGATGAAATCTACGGGAACGATTCTGGAATCGGGCGCAAAAGCGCGAGCGCCCGGATTTCTCCCCGCACGCGGGCGACGGTCGCCTCGTCGCGCTTGGCAAGGACCTCAAGCATGAGTTCCGCGACGCGTTTCGAGTCTGTTGCATCAAACCCACGCGTCGTGATTGCGGGCGTGCCGAAGCGGATGCCGGACGGGTCCATGGGCTTCCTGGAGTCGTCGGCGATCATATTCTTATTAAGCGTCATGCCCGCAGCATCGAGAAGTTTCTCCGCTTCCCCTCCCGAGAGGCCGAGGGAACCGGACACATCCGCCAGAAGGAGATGGTTATCAGTACCGCCCGCGATGAGGCGCATACCGCCCGACGTGAAAACCTCCGCCATCGCTTTCGCGTTGTCGACCACCTGCTTCGCGTAGGTCTTGAACGAGGGCCGGAGCGCCTCGCCAAACGCGACCGCTTTCGCCGCGATCTGATGCATGTGCGGGCCGCCTTGAAGGCCCGGGAACACGGCCTTGTCGATTTTTTTGGCGAGCACCTCGTCTTCGCGCGTGAGGATGAGCCCGCCGCGCGGTCCCCGCAGCGTCTTGTGCGTCGTGGTCGTCATGAGGTCGAAACCGTAATCAAAGGGATTTTTTGCCGCGCCTCCGGCGATAAGCCCCGCGATATGCGACACGTCGGCGACCGCGACGGCGCCGACCTCCTTCGCCGCATCCGCGATCTTTTGCCAGTCGAGCTCGCGCGGGTACGCGGAGAACCCGGCAAGAATCACTTTCGGACGTTCCTTCTTCGCGGTCTCAAGAAGCGCGCCGTAGTCTATCTCGCCGGTGTCGGCGTTTTTCATGCCGTACCGTACGAAATTGAATATCTTCGAGATATAGGTCACGGGGCTCCCGTGCGTGAGATGTCCGCCGTGCGAGAGATCCATCCCGAGTATCGTGTCGCCCGGCTCCATAAGCGCCATGTACGCGGCGATGTTCGCGTTCGCCCCCCCGAGCGGCTGCACGTTCGCGAAGCCCGCGCCAAAGAGCTTCTTCGCCCGATCGATCGCGAGAAGCTCGATTTTATCCGTGAACTCCTGGCCGCCGTAGTAGCGCCTGCCGGGGTACCCTTCCGAGTATTTGTTGGTAAGTGCGCTTGCCATCGCCTCGCGGACGGCGCGGGAGACGTAATTCTCCGAAGGGATGAGCTCGAGGCTCTCTGTCTGCCGTTCTTCCTCAGCCAGAAGAATTGCCGCGACTGCGGTATCTTCCTTCTCGATGGTATGAAAATGCATCCTGCCATCTTGGCACAAAAGACCACGATATCAAGAAATGGAAACATTTCTTCCTTTGCTATACTTCGTACGCATATGAGCGCTATCACCCTCACGCGCATCCACTCTCCGAAGTCCACCGCGGACATGCTCCGGCAGATCGTTTTCCGCGGGGTGTATGATAGGCGCGGAAGCTCCGTACGGCCTTATGAGGACGCGCGCTTCTCCATCACGACGGTTTACCCACAAAGCTCGCCCGGAGGGTCGCCGGAAATCAAGATCGGGAAAAGACGCGAACCCCTTTTTACCCCGCAGCCGACCATCTACGAGAATCAGACGAAGATTCTGGAGGAGGTGGATTCGTTCCTGCTCGGGCACGACGTGCGTATGAGCGAACTGCGCGGCGCCGTCGAGTATTCGTGGGAAGGCCGGGGGGACTTCCATATCCTTCCGCCCGTCATCGAAAAGCACACCTTTCACCTCCGGGACGGATACCTTGATCTGGGGAAGTTATTGAAACGCTTCAAGGGCCTCCACGTTAAAGACGCCCGCGGAAAACTCCACCGCCTCTCGGACCGCTATCTGCGCTCGTTTTATATAGACGAGGTGAGCAAGATCGAACACCTCGACGTATTCAACTCGAACGTTCCGATCATCAACTACGGACTCGGGCATAACGGCGCTTTCAGCTTCTATATCGTCTGCGACGGCGCGCACCGGCTTGACCTTATCCTCGAAAAAATAAAGAAGCCCATGAACGTGCTCCTGGTCGAGCACCTGGAAAAGGACGCGCATCTCTACCCCTATTACGCCTTTCCCGTCCCGTTCCGGCCGTCGCTCCGGCTCTCAAGCAAGCTCTCCGAAAAGATGTACCACCGCCTGGAGCGCGACAAGATTCACATGTTCAACGATTTCATCAAGAAAACCCTCCACTACGACTGGGAAGCGGGCGGACTTAAGGTAAGTAAGCTCAGGAGCAACGCGGAAATCTTCTGACTACCCTATGCGTATGAACCCCTCCGATATCACCTCTCTCACACGCGCGCTTGAACTTTCGATATCGACGGCTCCTCCCCAAAAGCAGCATGCGGTTACGGCATCGGTCGCCTATTCCCGAAGCGGAGCTTCGTATCCGGCCGGAACCGTATCGTCGCAGACGCACATCCTCGACCTCCCTTCCGAACTCGCCGCGCTCGTCCGCGCTACGCATCACGGGGACTATCCGATCACCGAGGTGCACACGATGGCAGTCGATCCTGCGACGCCCGTCTCGCCGCTTGCGCTCAAAGCCCTCGCCGACCACACCGCGCGCACGGGTACCGCCATACGCTACGCGGTATTCGATATGGACGGAAACATTCTCTTCTCGGTCGACGACGCGCGCAATGCTCTCCCCTTTTACCGGATGCCCGAGCACTTGCTCTCAGCCGCAACAGATCCTACGCGGATCGTTGCGCTTCCCCAGGCGCGCGAAGTCGCAGGAGAGAGCATCGAGTCCCAGCTCCGCCGCTTGTCGCTTGCCGGAACCACGCTCAATTTCCCGACGCGAGACGGCGCGTCGGGCTATGGTGCCGCCGTGCGCACCAAGGACGGCACCTTCTACTACGGCGGCCAGTACTCGAGCTTCGATAAACGCCTTGGCATACATGCGGAAGTCGCCGTGCTCGTAAACGCGCTTATGAGCGGCGCAAGCGACATCACGCACCTGGGCATCATCTCTTCGAAAGCAACCGATACGCCCTGTAACCCTTGCGGTTGCTGCCGCCAGTTCATCAGCGAATTAGCGCGGGCCCGCACGTTCGAGCCGCAAATATGGTGTTTCGCCTCCGCCACCGAACAGGCCAACTCTTATGCCATCGACGAGTTGCTTCCCTCCGTATGGACAAATCGCCGATGACAAGCGCAAGACCGCAATTCCCCATCGTCGACGCGCTGCTTTTCGCGCCGCCCGAGTCGGCGAACGGCCGGATCGGCATCTGCACGAATACGAGCGCGCCGGGCCAGATCTATAACGACGTCGAGGAGAACAACCGCTTGGCGGTATCGATACTCGGGCCCCTGATCGTAAGCCGCGACGGGACGGAGCGCATGATCCTCAACTCGCTCGCGCACCCCACCCTTTCCTATCTCATACTTTTTTCCGAGGAGTCGCTTACGTTTTCGCCAAGCACCAACTTGCTGCTTGCGCTCATGCACGGCCTCGACGAGAGCCGCAGCGGCAACTACATCAGGGACGGACAGGCCGTATCCGCGCACTATCCCAATCTCTCAAAAGACATCCTCCGTCTCTTCGGGGAAACCATCGTCGTGCTCCCGCTCTATATGTCGCAGAACAAGGAGAGCGCCGCGGTCGTTGCCGAGTATCTTGCCTGGCTTGGTCCGCGCATTCCGGAAGATGTCTCGTCGTTCCTTAGGGAAGCGAACGCGAAGGAGAAAAAGTATTTCGACGCGCTTAACAAGCTTATCGGGCTCCTGAGAAAGATTCCGGAAAAGGAAAAGCCTCCGGTCATGCTCGACCCGAAGGACTTCCAGCAT
It encodes:
- the glyA gene encoding serine hydroxymethyltransferase: MHFHTIEKEDTAVAAILLAEEERQTESLELIPSENYVSRAVREAMASALTNKYSEGYPGRRYYGGQEFTDKIELLAIDRAKKLFGAGFANVQPLGGANANIAAYMALMEPGDTILGMDLSHGGHLTHGSPVTYISKIFNFVRYGMKNADTGEIDYGALLETAKKERPKVILAGFSAYPRELDWQKIADAAKEVGAVAVADVSHIAGLIAGGAAKNPFDYGFDLMTTTTHKTLRGPRGGLILTREDEVLAKKIDKAVFPGLQGGPHMHQIAAKAVAFGEALRPSFKTYAKQVVDNAKAMAEVFTSGGMRLIAGGTDNHLLLADVSGSLGLSGGEAEKLLDAAGMTLNKNMIADDSRKPMDPSGIRFGTPAITTRGFDATDSKRVAELMLEVLAKRDEATVARVRGEIRALALLRPIPESFP
- the argS gene encoding arginine--tRNA ligase — translated: MEERIRKAVADKLAELGTVETAFAVEWPADLSHGDFAVNAAMAAAKKFGKNPKEIAEEIAEALRAALGSDASRVEVAGPGFVNVTLSRGAVTEAVYRALAAGDRWGKGVEEIGKRVIIEYSVPNPFKEMHLGHLVGTVVGESLSRLIENAGATVARDTFGGDVGPNVAKALWGLRKRGITEPTTAKEIGEAYIEGSRAYEDEPRAQAEIDALNQAIYAGTDRELMELWRKGREVSMKEFRRIWQLLGTRFDFEFFDSDTTQLGIKIVHEGLKKGIFEESDGAIIYNGENKGVHTMVFITSHDTPTYEAKDIGFAFLKEERWPSDKVIILTGNEQTGRFKTVLAALSEIAPELARKMVHVATGFLRLTAGKMSSREGNVITADAFLRDVTEKVFEKNEDPFVANEVAVGAIKYMILRQVPGSDIIFDKEKSLSLEGDSGPYLQYALVRAKSIIAKVGTAATGDAPAEPYVIERLLMRFPSIVTRAASALAPNQVVTYLTELASAWNAFYAKEQIIGGEHEAYKLEVARVFEKTMERGLWLLGIKAPERM